The stretch of DNA GCTTAGTTTAAAATACGAGAGGCCAGCACTAAGCCGCCTATAATAGCTAGCACAATCATGCCTTTGCTAAGCACCACAGAGGCGCTGCCGCCGATCGCGACCAGCCAGGCTGTGCAAAGTAATAGAAGAAGCGCTGCTGCGATCAGTATTGCCGATAGGCCAAGAAAATATTGCATAAATCACCCACTGTATACTTACTGTCTGTACTGTATGAGAGCCGCCGCCATACTGCAGTTTAGCAGTGCTAAAAAGGCTTATAGCCAACCGTTGTCGCAGCATTAGAGCCTAAAATTAGGCAAAGGTTCCATGATGGCAAGTATGCAGCGGCGCTGCTTTCTTTTCTTTCTTCTTCCTTTAAACGACGCCCTTCGGCGCTGTGATAATAAGCGCTTGTGAATGCTCAGGTGCAATGATCAAGATTCAGGCTGAGGCGGAATATGCAGCCCTGCTATTCGGTTTGAAATTTAGAGATCGGGTTTGTTGGCCTCAGATTGACCAAGCAGTTCATCTTTCCAGCGGGCATTAAATTCTTTTACTTTGGCCAAATACGCAGCGTTTTCGCTGGGGTGTATATCACTGCGATAAATGTCGGCGGTTTCTTTAATCAGCTTTTGGTCACGTGCGTGAAACTCATCGATCATTGCCTGTGCCTGCGTGCCGGAGAAGCCCAGCTCTTCAAATACGCTGCGCCCCATGCGCAATGATCCATCGTAGGTATCGCGAATAATATTGCGGCAACCTAAGGCCCATAAATCATAAACATGAAAACGATCAACCGCCCGCGCAAGCACAGTTACTTGTGGCTGGTGTTGGTAGATGTAGCGGGTGATGTCGGTGATGCTGTCTTTATCATCTATCGCAATCACCAGCAGCTTAGCGTGCTCTATGCCGGCAGCATGCAATAGCTCTGGGCTGCGACCATCGCCAAAATAGGCCTTAATGCCGAATCGAGTAATCATCTCTAAATGTGCGGCACTGTAATCAATCACCGTGGTTTGCAAGCCAGCGGCGCGTACAATACGATTCACTATACCGCCGAAACGGCCATGACCGATGATGATAATAGGGTTTTGTTCGTCAATAGTATCTGCCGCTGGGGCCTGTTGACGCGCTTTGATTGCCTGCAGCTTTTCTAATGCAATAAAGCATAGCGGTGTTAGCAGCATCGAGAGCGTGATCACGAGCAGCAGCTGGGCGGCTAAGTCGGCGGGTAATACATAGTTAGCAACACAGAAAGAAAGCAGTACAAAGCCAAATTCGCCGGCCTGTGCCAGCCCAACGGCCATTAACCAGCGATCAAAGCCCTGCAGTTTGAACACATATGCCAGCCCAAACAGCACGCTAGCTTTAATGATAATCAGGCCTAGTGTGAGGCTGATAATGCTCAGAAATTCGCTGTGCAGTAGCTGGAAATCGATGCTGGCGCCCACGGTAATAAAAAATAATCCCAGCAATAGTCCTTTAAATGGATTAATGTCGGCCTCTAGTTCATGTCGGTAGTTACTGTTAGCAAGTACTACCCCAGCTAAAAAAGTACCCAGTGCTGGAGATAGGCCAACCAAGCTCATAATCAAAGCGATGCCAATCACAATCATCAGTGCGGCGGCGGTGAACATCTCACGCTGGCCGGCCAGTGCGATAAAACGAAATAGAAGCGGCGCTAAATATGAGCCAGCAAATAGCACAAAGGCAATGGCAAGTACGGTGGCTAAACCGACTTGCCAAGCCGCTAAGCCCTCAACCAAGCTAATGCCTGCATCTGAGCTATGTGCGGTACTGGCTTCGGCGGCAAGCTCGGGCAGCGCTAAAAGTGGGATAAGCGCCAAGATCGGAATGACCGCAATATCTTGAAACAGCAGCACAGAAAAACTGGATTGCCCGCCGTCGGTTCGCATTAAGCGTTTTTCGCTCAGCGTTTGTAAGACGATTGCGGTTGAGGATAGGCTGAGTAGCAGCCCAATGGCTAAGGCGGTAGTCCAGCTATAGCCAAGTAATATGGCAATAAGCATGATTGCTGCGCTGCTCAGTATCAGCTGCAAGCCGCCTAACCCCAGCAGTTTATGCCGCATATGCCAGAGCTTTTTTGGTTCAAGCTCAAGCCCAACTAAAAAAAGCATCATGACTACGCCGAACTCGGCAAAGTGTTGTAATGCAATCACGTCGACCTGCATGATATGCAGTATTGGGCTGATGATAATGCCGGCGATTAAGTAGCCTAATACTGAGCCAAGGCCATACTTGTTGGCCAGTGGAACCGCAATCACACTAGAGACTAATAATATCGAGGCTAACAGTAAAGATTCAGTCATGTGTGGTTTTGGTCCAGACGTATTTTACATTGCTGTTTCGCTAATCAAGATTAATTTTTTCTTGCACGGTACGTCGTGATAGGGCGGCCCGACCGACTCGCTGAATAGCTAACACAAAGGCTGCTGTGCGTAAGTCGATACTGAACTCTTTTGAGGTCGCTAACACATCTTGATAAGCAGTGCGCATATATTTCTCAAGTTCGCTGACTACTCGGTCACGCTCCCAACGATATTGCTGAATATTTTGTGCCCACTCAAAATAGCTAACAGTTACGCCGCCGGCATTGGCCAGAATGTCGGGTACAATTAATACTCCACGTTGATGCAGAATATCATCGGCTTCTGGCGTGGTTGGACCATTGGCCGCTTCAACTATAATGCTCGCTTTAACGGCGTCTGCATTGTTAGCGGTAATGGCTTCTTCAAGTGCAGCCGGAATTAATACATCGCAATCACTAATAATGATATCGTCGCGCGAGAAGTCCTCGGCGTCGCTAAAATCTTTGATGCTGCCAGTTGACCTTGTCCAATCAATTAAGGCAGGTATATTCAAGCCGTTATCATTGCGAATAGCGGTATATTGATCAGCGACGGCAACAATTTTTGCGCCTTTTTTATGCATTAATAAGGCGGCGAAGCTGCCCACATTGCCAAAGCCCTGAATGGCAATGCGCTGATTCTCAAGTTTCTTGCCTTGGCTGATAAGCGCCTCTTCTAGAGCATACATAACCCCGCGTCCAGTAGCTTCTTCTCGGCCGTCTGAACCAAATAAATGCAGTGGTTTACCGGTAACAACACCTGGTGAAAAGCCATTATGTTTGGAGTATTCATCCATAATCCAGGCCATAACATCAGCGTTAGTATTGACGTCGGGCGCAGGAATGTCGATGGTTGGGCCAATCACTTCTTTGGTTTGTTCAACAAAGCGACGGGTTATGCGTTCAAGTTCATGCTTGCTAAGGGATTTCGGATCGCAATTAATGCCACCCTTGGCGCCACCAAACGGCACGTTCACAATAGCCGTTTTCCAAGTCATCAAATTGGCGAGTGCGGCCGCATGGTCTTCGTCCATATTGGGGTGAAATCGCAGCCCGCCTTTGCAGGGGCCGCGCGCGGTATTGTGCTGCACCCGAAAGCCTTGGTAATGCATGAGCTCACCGTTATCGGCTTCTTCAACCAATTCGACTTTAATGATGCGATTGGGGGTAAGTAAGATACTGCGAATTTTATCTTTGAGGCGTAATACATCGGCAGCTTTATTAAAATAATGGTGGCTGGCTGAAAGCATTGACATAAATCATCCCTTTTATCAATGTGCTGTGAATCCGGCAAAAGCTATGCTGAGCTCGGCACCGGCTATTCTATCTGCGTCGCTAAGAATATTTGAGTTTATCAGCAGTTTTAAAAAAATCATTACATTTTAATGACTGAACGGGTTACACATTTACTATAAGTTTGATTAGAATCATCAACAGGAAGTTAACAGCGTTTTAAACGGCAGATAATTGCCTTTCGCTGACAGCAATAATAATAACACTTAATTAAAAGGAATTATGGCCATGATGGTACCCTTTTTACGTGATCGCCTGGCGGTTGCGGTTTCTACTGCGCTTGTTTCATCACTATCGAGTACTGTGGTACTGGCTCAAGACGATGAAGCCGGTTTTATCGAAGAAGTAGTCGTTACAGCGCAAAAACGTGAACAAAACTTACAAGACGTGCCCGTCGCGATTACCGCCATTGATGCTCAACAGCTTGACGATAGAAGCATTAAAGATATTGCGGATGTCGGCACCAGCGCGCCGAACGTGCAAATTGCTCCGTCACCGGGCGGTTCAACCGGCGCGACTATTGCGATTCGTGGCGCAACGGCAGTCAACCCGGCTGCTACTTGGGAGCCATCGGTTGGCCTGTATATGGACGGCGTATTTATTGCAAAAAATGTTGGCGGTATTTTTGACGTCGCAGAGTTAGAGCGCATTGAAATTTTGCGCGGCCCGCAAGGTACCTTATTTGGTAAAAATACCACCGGTGGTGCGCTTAGTTTGTATACCCGTAAGCCTGCTGAAGAGATGGGTGGTAAAGTCAAAGTTGCTGCCGGTAATTATAACTATACGGAGTTTGGCCTGACCTTTGATACCGGTCGTATCAGCGACATGCTCAGTGTGATGATTTCATACAGTAAACGCGATCGCGATGGCTTTTATGATAATGAAAACTCCGGCATTCCGGGTGCTGCGCCATTGCAAATTGATGAGTTCAAGAAGTTAGATTCAGAAGCTTTACGAATTTCTGCATTACTAGATATTAGCGACACGGTGGAGTTGCAATATACCTATGATATGGCAGAGCGCGATAACACGGTGGCATTTGGCCAATTTGAGCCTGGGGTTTTAAAAGGTGGCAAGTTTGTTGCCGCCAAGGTGGACCGTGCTGATGAGGGTAGTCTAGACGGGGCTGGTGAAGATACCTCTGATAATTCTGGCCATACCTTGAATATTGCCTGGGATATCAACGACGATTTATTGTTTAAGTCGATCACTGCCTATCGTGAACTGAGCTTTGCTGATCAAAACGACTACGATGGCTCAGCCTTTTTAGGTTTTAATACCAAGCGGGATGTTGACCAGGATCAGAGCTCGCAAGAATTTCAGTTAGTCGGCGTTAGCGGCGACTGGAACTATGTCTTAGGCGCATATTACTTTGACGAATCTGTCGATGTAGAAAATCCGTTTTTTATTAATATTGGTGCGCCTGCTGCAGCCGTGGTGAGAAATTTTTATGGCGCCGATAGCACCTCTTATGCCCTATTTGGTCAAGCTGACTGGGCAGTTAACGACAGTATTGGCTTAAGCTTTGGCTTACGTTGGACACAAGAAGAAAAAGAAGCTTTCGTCGACCACCCCGATGCTGGCGCAACTTTTTCCTTAGCACCATTCTCAAGTAAGGCCGATGAGAGCTGGGACAATGTGTCGCCAACGGTTGTGCTGAATTACTATGTTAATGACGATATCACAACGTACGCTAAAGTGTCGCAAGGTTGGAAAGCTGGCGGCTTTAATGCAGAAGCGGCAACCAAAGAAATTGCCGAAACGCCTTATGATGAAGAGATACTCACTGCTTATGAGTTAGGTTTAAAGTCACAGCTGGCTGACGGTCGAGTACAGGCAAATATTGCGATTTTCCAAAACGATGTGAAGGATGTACAGATCTCGTCTTTTGACCCAACGACGTTTTATTCAAAAGTTGAGAATGCCGGTAAATCAGTGGTACAGGGCTTAGAGTTAGAGACCATAGTAGCCATTACGGATAGCTTTACTGCATTTTTTAACTACAGCTATCTTGATGCCGACTATAAAGATTTTGTTGATCCAGTGTCGGGTGCGCAGCTCAAAGATACCGCGACCTTTGCCTATGCGCCCGAGAACAAAGCAGCATTAGGGCTTGAATATGTTGATAATGTAGGCTTTGCAGAATTACGCGCCCGCTTTGATTATAGCTATACCGATGAGCAGTTCTTCTATCGGGATGAGCCAGGCGCTTTGGTGACGCAGTCTGAAGAGTATGCCATTTTAAACGGTCGCATCGCTCTGGCTGATATTGCCGTTGGCCAAAATAACAGCTTAGAAGTGGGGATATGGGGTAAGAATTTAACTGACGAAGAATATCGTTTAAATGGCATTCCGCAGATTAACCCAGACCCATTCTTTCGCTATTCAGTGAGCTATTATGGTGACCCCAGAACCTTTGGGGCTGATGTAAGCTATAGCTTTTAAGCCATAGTTTAGCTAACAATTAAGTAAAAGGCCTAAATCAGAAATGAAAATCTAGATAAGGCCTTTTACTTAATAAACGGGATAATTGCTTTCCTGGCAGCTGGATAGCTGTCGCCAAATGTTTCTCGATACCATTGATGCGAGCCTACCGCTTGAGCATACAGCGGCAAGACAACCCAAGCCGCATATACCAGCCCAGGTATGCTCCAGCTCATAATGGCAAAGCCAATCCATTCGATACATTCACCCATATAGTTTGGACATGAGACCCACCTAAAACAGCCACCTTGTGGAATTTTATAGCCGGTCTCGCCAGGCTTGCGTAAATTGATCAGTATATTGTCAGACTGAATATTGATGATAAAACCCGTGATAAATAAGCTGAGTCCAATGATAAAGCGAGGATCATACAGCCATTCGATAGGGTAGCTTTGTAAATGGCCAAAATAGTAGCCGATAATATAGCCGTTAATCAGATAGAACAGCATCGAGAGTAGCATCGAAGCGATAGGCATGGTTTTACCTTTTACTTTGATGCGATGGGGGAAAATAATCGCGCGGTTAAAGTAGTGCGCCATAAAGGCTATTACCATCACCACCGAGGTGTTTATTGGTTGATGACCAACCCAATAAAAGCCACCTACAACCAATAGGATGGGTATTTCCATGATAATCCAGCCGGTGCGTTTATCGATGCTACCCAGTTTGCGCATCATGCTATTTTCTACGCGATTGCTCATCGGCAGCTGTTTGGCGAAATGAATGCCTAAGGCGCTGGCAAGACTGAATAAGCCCCAGTAGCTAACCCAGCGAAT from Pseudomonadales bacterium encodes:
- a CDS encoding TonB-dependent receptor, translated to MMVPFLRDRLAVAVSTALVSSLSSTVVLAQDDEAGFIEEVVVTAQKREQNLQDVPVAITAIDAQQLDDRSIKDIADVGTSAPNVQIAPSPGGSTGATIAIRGATAVNPAATWEPSVGLYMDGVFIAKNVGGIFDVAELERIEILRGPQGTLFGKNTTGGALSLYTRKPAEEMGGKVKVAAGNYNYTEFGLTFDTGRISDMLSVMISYSKRDRDGFYDNENSGIPGAAPLQIDEFKKLDSEALRISALLDISDTVELQYTYDMAERDNTVAFGQFEPGVLKGGKFVAAKVDRADEGSLDGAGEDTSDNSGHTLNIAWDINDDLLFKSITAYRELSFADQNDYDGSAFLGFNTKRDVDQDQSSQEFQLVGVSGDWNYVLGAYYFDESVDVENPFFINIGAPAAAVVRNFYGADSTSYALFGQADWAVNDSIGLSFGLRWTQEEKEAFVDHPDAGATFSLAPFSSKADESWDNVSPTVVLNYYVNDDITTYAKVSQGWKAGGFNAEAATKEIAETPYDEEILTAYELGLKSQLADGRVQANIAIFQNDVKDVQISSFDPTTFYSKVENAGKSVVQGLELETIVAITDSFTAFFNYSYLDADYKDFVDPVSGAQLKDTATFAYAPENKAALGLEYVDNVGFAELRARFDYSYTDEQFFYRDEPGALVTQSEEYAILNGRIALADIAVGQNNSLEVGIWGKNLTDEEYRLNGIPQINPDPFFRYSVSYYGDPRTFGADVSYSF
- a CDS encoding cation:proton antiporter; its protein translation is MTESLLLASILLVSSVIAVPLANKYGLGSVLGYLIAGIIISPILHIMQVDVIALQHFAEFGVVMMLFLVGLELEPKKLWHMRHKLLGLGGLQLILSSAAIMLIAILLGYSWTTALAIGLLLSLSSTAIVLQTLSEKRLMRTDGGQSSFSVLLFQDIAVIPILALIPLLALPELAAEASTAHSSDAGISLVEGLAAWQVGLATVLAIAFVLFAGSYLAPLLFRFIALAGQREMFTAAALMIVIGIALIMSLVGLSPALGTFLAGVVLANSNYRHELEADINPFKGLLLGLFFITVGASIDFQLLHSEFLSIISLTLGLIIIKASVLFGLAYVFKLQGFDRWLMAVGLAQAGEFGFVLLSFCVANYVLPADLAAQLLLVITLSMLLTPLCFIALEKLQAIKARQQAPAADTIDEQNPIIIIGHGRFGGIVNRIVRAAGLQTTVIDYSAAHLEMITRFGIKAYFGDGRSPELLHAAGIEHAKLLVIAIDDKDSITDITRYIYQHQPQVTVLARAVDRFHVYDLWALGCRNIIRDTYDGSLRMGRSVFEELGFSGTQAQAMIDEFHARDQKLIKETADIYRSDIHPSENAAYLAKVKEFNARWKDELLGQSEANKPDL
- a CDS encoding DUF1295 domain-containing protein, with amino-acid sequence MLDTLMQVDYDTFIRWVSYWGLFSLASALGIHFAKQLPMSNRVENSMMRKLGSIDKRTGWIIMEIPILLVVGGFYWVGHQPINTSVVMVIAFMAHYFNRAIIFPHRIKVKGKTMPIASMLLSMLFYLINGYIIGYYFGHLQSYPIEWLYDPRFIIGLSLFITGFIINIQSDNILINLRKPGETGYKIPQGGCFRWVSCPNYMGECIEWIGFAIMSWSIPGLVYAAWVVLPLYAQAVGSHQWYRETFGDSYPAARKAIIPFIK
- a CDS encoding glutamate dehydrogenase, producing MSMLSASHHYFNKAADVLRLKDKIRSILLTPNRIIKVELVEEADNGELMHYQGFRVQHNTARGPCKGGLRFHPNMDEDHAAALANLMTWKTAIVNVPFGGAKGGINCDPKSLSKHELERITRRFVEQTKEVIGPTIDIPAPDVNTNADVMAWIMDEYSKHNGFSPGVVTGKPLHLFGSDGREEATGRGVMYALEEALISQGKKLENQRIAIQGFGNVGSFAALLMHKKGAKIVAVADQYTAIRNDNGLNIPALIDWTRSTGSIKDFSDAEDFSRDDIIISDCDVLIPAALEEAITANNADAVKASIIVEAANGPTTPEADDILHQRGVLIVPDILANAGGVTVSYFEWAQNIQQYRWERDRVVSELEKYMRTAYQDVLATSKEFSIDLRTAAFVLAIQRVGRAALSRRTVQEKINLD